Genomic window (Leptospira kirschneri serovar Cynopteri str. 3522 CT):
ATGTGATAAAATCGTTACAATCGGTGGACTTTCTGTCATCGTCCACTATTTCCGATTTCCAATTTGGATACTGATCGCCTATATCATAAGAGAAATTTTAGGAGTTTGGTTGGGAAGTTTTCTTTATCTCAAACGAGGAATACAAGGAAAACCGAATTGGTGGGGAAAGTTCGGAGTCGGACTCGTAGCAATCACCGTCCTTTGGTACATGTGCATCCCACTCATAGAATTTAGAATTCGAAGTGAAAGTATTCTAAAACATCCTGAAATTTCCGGTTATATCTTAGTCTTAATTCTTTGTATTGGAATTTTTGCTTATTCCAAACGTTATTGGAATATTGTATTTCATCCGGAAAAAATCCAGATTGATCCGGATGATAAAAAGACTCGCAAGAAATACGAACTAGTCTGAATGTAAGTTCCTTGACTCCTAGGCTTTCTCTCCCATTCTGTCATTGCAAACCCGCTCGGGTGGTGGAATTGGTAGACACGCAAGCTTGAGGTGCTTGTGCCGTTTAGGTGTAGGGGTTCGAGTCCCCTCTCGAGCAAAATCCAATCATTTAAATAAAAAATTAGGACTCGAAGCGAAGCTTTGGTAAAGCATTTCGAACGACCTTATAAGCGAAGTAAATGCTTCCAAGACTTTTTCTACGAATTCAAATCTATTCAATTTTTCTATAAAAATAAAATGTGGGAACTCTTACAAATTTAGATCTTATAGTAAACTCTGACTTTCCCTCAGTTGATCCGTGAAATAATATTTAGTCGTGAATTCGGTATAACGTGAAAGGGATCGATGCAGAAAAACTTTAGCAGAACGCTCTCTATCATAACCAACCCCACAAGTATTTGGATCTCAATAGAGTTGTTGAAAAATGAATTCTCCATCTGTTTCTATTTCATGGAAACGAGCAATTGAAGTAGTTTTGTTAAACTGAACTATGGAATTTTTCAGCAACTCTAATATAAATCTGTGGGAATTACGACAAATCCTCTGTAAAATTTAGTTCCCACAACGCGATCCGTAGAGAGCGTTGTGCTTTAGTTTTCCCTATTTTTGGGTGGGGGTAACTCAATGAATTGCTTCCCATGGGTCGCAATTCAGGTGGAGAAGTTCGGAAGACTTTTTCTCTATCAGAAAAACATACTTTTTGCAAGTAAAAAGACTCATTCTTGTCGGAACACTTGAAAAATGTGCGTTTTTGAGCCCACAACGCGATCCGTAGAGAGCGTTGTGTTGAGTTTCCAACGCTTTCGCAAAAAGCGTTTTGCTGAGTTCAATTTTGATTCTAAAATCCTATTCAACTTGTGGGGTTGGTTATGGCTCTCTATGGATCGCGTTAACTCAGTAAAACTCTCTCTATGGATCGCGTTTTAGGTCGTTCGACGGATTTTGGACAAACTCTTAGATTCAATTTACTTTCTTGGAAAAATTCTATCATAAGAAAAGCCTTTCAAAAAAATGAAAAAAACGCTGATTCTAAAAAAAAGGAAACAAAACGTATGCTTTTCGAAATCACAATCCAACAATTTACTAAAATGCTCCATCAACTAAAACTACTTTTAGAAAAAGGAGTCTCCTACTCTGAAACTAAAAAATTCGACGTGGAAGTTCTTTTAAATTCCAGACTAGCACCAGACCAATTTCATTTCATTAAACAAATTCAAATCGTATGTGATACTGCAAAATTAGGAGTTTCTCGCCTAACAGGAAAAGACGCGCCGAAACATGAAGACCAAGAAAAAACGTTATCAGAATTACAAACAAGAATCGATTCCACGTTAAATTACCTTTCAACGTTCACGGAAAAAGATTTCTCAGAAGCAAACGATAGAAAAGTCTCCAATCCTCGCTGGGAAGGGAAATATTTAACTGGAAAAGAATTTGCAATTCAACATTTGATTCCTAATTTCTATTTTCATATTACCACCGCTTATTCGATTCTGCGTCATAATGGCGTAGATATAGGAAAGAAAAACTATCTAGGTGAAATGCCTTTCAAAAGTTAAAACAATCGCGGAGGAGTTTTCTGAAATTTCTTTTTAATAAAATATTTAAAAATCAAAATTTTTGGATCGGAATTCTATTGTTTTCATTGAATGTTTGCGGTTCGTCCTCTCAAGAATCGCAAACTACTACTCCCAAACAAAAAACAAATCAGAATGGTATTCCCGTTTTAATTTATCATGAAATTGTAATTCATTCCGCAAAAGAACCCGGGGAAACTGTAATTACATTAGAAAAATTTGAAGAACAAATGAAGTATCTTTTTTCCCAAGGATACAATCCGATCACCATGAAAGATCTTCTACTTTATATTGAACAAGGAAAGGTTTTACCCGATAAATCTATAGTTTTAAATTTTGACGACGGCTGGAAGAACGTTTTAAATGCAGTTCCGGTACTCAATCGATATTCCTTTCCGGCTTCTTTTTGGATCATAGCCGGACCGAAAGGAATCGGTAACGGAGAATATTTAGAATGGTCTGATATTCAAGAACTTGCAAAAAATCCAAGATTTGAAATCGGTTCTCATACATACAGTCATCCCTGGAATCCAAAAGATAACTTGGTGACCTGGGTGGACAATCGTGTTCCTGGAAAGAGCGAAAAAGATGCACTCTTTGAACTGAAGGAATCCAAAAAAATCTTAGAATCTAAATTAGGCATTTCCATAGATTATCTAGCTTGGCCCTGCGGTTGGTATAATGATAAACTCATCCAACTAGCACAACAATCAGGTTATAAATTAATACTCACAACCGAAGACGGAGCCAATCTACCAGGAGAAAATCCATTTAAAATCAAACGAGTTTTTATAGACGGGAAATGCGGCCTAACGTCATTTATAGAACAATTGAAAAATCCTAGATCTATCGTCTGCCAGAAATCCCAAAAGCCTACACGAGGAAACTCCCCCTATTCGTATTAAAATTTTTCACGTTTTTTTTTATTAAAATTCTATTTTCATTCGGAAATATCGAACCGTTTTGGAAGATCTACTTTCCAACTAAGGCAAAATAGTTTATCAACGTGACACTTACTTTCAGATACTTTGAAATCAATTTTTCCCTATAGAATCAAGTATTATGATTCCATTAAGAAAGTATAGTTCCGTTTATAGTAAAGTTTAAGTATATCTAAATGAAAACCAATCCAGCTTCCGTAACGGAATCGACACATTTAAAGAACAAACAGTATTGTCAGAACCAAATTCGAATTACAAAAATTTTTCTTTTTTTAACGATCATAGCCTGCGCTTTTGCGTGTTTAGAGATGTTCAAAGTTTTTTGGGAACAACTTCTCGATCACAGATCCTTCGCGGCGATAGGACAAATTGCATTTTTTATTATCATAGTTTTATTGACCTACGGCAACTTCGTTTATCAATTTACTCGTTTAGGTTATTTCCAAAGACTTTTGAAACATTCCTCTCCGGATCAAGAGGAATTGGAAAAAATCTATAAACAAGACTGTCCTCCTTTAGCAATTCTAATTCCTTCCTACAAAGAAGAATTAGATATAGTTCGAGAAACACTTCTTTCTGCGGCTCTTCAAGATTATCCGAACCGAAGAGTTGTATTACTGATTGATGATCCACCCGAGCCTAAAAGTTATGCGGCCTTTGAGTCCCTCCAAAAGATGAGAAATTTACCAAATTCTCTTCAAAAAGAATTTAACGAAGCTGCTTATCCTTTTCTTCAGGCAAAAAAAGAATATTTAGAACGTAAAAATTCAAATAAATCCAAACCTCAGAAAGAAACAAAACTTCTAATTCAACTCTATAAAAACGCATCTCTTTGGTTTCAAAATCGTATGAACGAATATGACGATTCTACAACCCGAAAGGAACTTCCGAAACATACTCGAACTTTTATGAGAAATTCTTTTTTTAAAGAATGGTGTAATCTACATTCAGAAAGAATTTCCGAATTAGAATTTCTTTTAACAAAAGGTGGAGCAGATTCTTATAGGATCGAAAAGGAATTCAATCGTCTAGTTTCCCTATTTAACGTGAACTTTTCCACCTTTGAAAGAAAAAAATACGTAAACCTTTCTCATCTTCCCAACAAAGCAATGAACCTCAACAGTTATATCTATCTTTTAGGAAAAAGATGGGTAGAAAGAAAGGATTCTAAAGGAATTTTTTTAGAAGAGTCTCAAAATGATTCTTCATTTGAAATTCCTAATGCGGATTTTTTAATTACCTTAGACGCAGACAGTGTGCTTCTTCCAGATTATATTCTAAAATTATCATATGTTATGGAAACTCCCGGAAACGAAAGAATCGCAGTAGCACAAACTCCTTACAGTTCTTTTCCGGGAACGTCTAACGTGTTGGAAAAAATAGCCGGGGCGACCACAGACATTCAATATCAGATCCATCAAGGATTTACCAGTTTTGGAGCGACGTTTTGGGTAGGTGCAAACGCAATGCTTCGTTACAAAGCGCTTCTGGATATTCAAACCTTCCACGAAGAAAGAGGTTTTCAAATTCATAAGTACATCCAAGACAACACCGTCATAGAAGACACCGAATCTAGTATCGATCTTTTAGATGTGGATTGGAATCTTTATAATTATCCAGAAAGACTCGCCTACAGCGCAACCCCACCCGATTTCGGTTCCCTCTTAATTCAAAGAAGAAGATGGGCCAATGGGGGACTGATCATTCTTCCTAAATTATTGCGTCATGTATTTAAATGGCCGTGGAGTTTTGCAAAGTTTATAGAAGCGTTCTTTAGAGTTCACTATCTTGGTTCGATTGCGGCGGTGAACATTGGTCTTGTCATTCTTATGGGAAGTCCCTTAGGCGAAGGAGTGGAAACGTATTGGATCGCAATTTCCTCTTTACCGTATTTTATTTTATACGGAATGGATTTGGTAAGAATGGGATATAAATGGATCGATCTGATTCAAATCTATTCTCTCAATCTGCTTTTGATTCCTGTAAACTTAGCAGGAGTTTTTATGTCGATCAATCAGGCGATTACTGGAAAACAAATTCCATTCAGCAGAACCCCAAAAGTAATCGGCAGAACTTCTATGCCTTCTCTTTATATAGTGGCAGAGTTTTCTCTTTTAGCTCAGTTGTTATTTGGATTTATCACAAATTATATGTATCACAACTGGATCTATTCGATCTACAACTTAGGAAACGCCATTCTTTTAGGTTATGCGATTTTTAAATTTATAGGACTGAGATCGTGTTGGGAAGACATTCTTCTTTCTATAAACAGACCTCCGACGGAAACGGTGACTCATTGGGTAGAACAAAGAGTTGCGATCGATCTGGAAGGGACCAAGGATCTACAAGAAAGATAATATCCTAATTTCCTCTTGTAATTTCGTTCCTGGAAAAAACTCTCGTTCTATGTCTGTAAATCCAGGACCGGTATCCGTACAAGAAGTTTTATACAAGGCGCGGCTATTTTTTTCCGGATTTTTTCTGGCTTTGATTTCAATCCTAGGATTGATTTTTTCAAGTCCTCTCTTTTTAATCCAAGACCGCCCTTTTCCCAAAAGTGACGCTTTAATCTTAGAAGCGAAAGAAACGATTCCTCAAGACGTGCTTAAAAACGCAGCGGACGGATTCAAAAAAGGATATGCTGGAATTTTAATCGTTCTTTATTCTCCTGCAACTGCCCACTCCAACTTAGGTGTAATTCAAGATTTAACTTCTGAAATACAAAATTCTCTCGTTTCTTTAGGAGTAGACGAATCTAAAATTCTAATTTATAAACTTGAACCGTATCCTACGGGTGCTAAAAATTTTTCTAAATCTCTTTTAAAAATCTGTTTAGATAGACAACTTAAGAATATTCTAATTCTCTCCAAAAGATTCGAATCTTCTTTCAACCAAAGATTATACGAATCCGTTTTAGGTCCGGCCGGTTTGAAGGTTCACGTGGTTCCTTTGTCGGATAAAATTGGAATTGGAAATTGGTTTTTAAGCGAAGAAGGATTCGAAATTGTATTTTTAAATTTAGCCAGAACGTTTTATCAAATACTTCCAGGAAAATAAAATCGAAAATGTCAGAATCAAATGAACTCATTGAACAAAGAATTCAAAAAATCGAAGAATTAAAAAAACAGGGAATCAATCCCTATCCGGCTCGTTTTTTTCCGGATTCCAAATCGAAAGACATCGCCGAAAAGTTCGAAAAAAATCCGACTGGTCCGGAAACCAAATTTAAGTTAGGTGGAAGACTACATTCTAAAAGAGTAATGGGAAAAGCGAGCTTTGCTCATCTCAAAGACAACTCCGGAATCATACAACTTTACGCTACTCGAGACGATCTAGGCGAAACTCAATATACAATCTTTAAGTCTCTTGATTTAGGAGACATTATCGGTTTGGAAGGTTATCTTTTTAAAACCCAAAAAGGAGAAATTACGTTACACGTCACATCGGTAGAGTTACTTGCAAAATGTATCCGTCCTCTTCCCGTAGTAAAAGAAAAAGACGGGGTTATCTATGACGCGTTTTCAGACGTAGAACAAAGATATAGAATGCGTTATGTGGATTTGGTAGTGAACGATCACGTCAGAGATACATTTATTACGAGAAGTAAAATCGTTTCTGAAATTAGAAGTTTTTTGACTCAAGAAGGATTTTTAGAAGTGGAAACTCCTATGATGCAACCGATCGCCGGTGGAGCAGCCGCAAGACCGTTTGTTACTCATCACAATACTTTAGATATGCAGTTATTCTTAAGAATCGCTCCAGAACTTTATCTCAAACGTTTGATCGTTGGCGGAATGGATCGAGTTTTTGAACTCAATCGAAATTTTAGAAACGAAGGGATTTCTACAAAACACAACCCTGAATTTACGATGATGGAAGCTTATATGGCCTTTGGAGATATGAGTACGATGCTCGATCTTACGGAAAGACTCATGATTCATTTGGCCCAAAAGATTTGCGGAACTTTAAAAATTCAATACGGCAAGGATTTAATCGATCTTTCTCCTCCTTGGAAAAGAACCTCTTACGTAGATATCATCAAAGAATATAGTGGAATTGATTTTAGCCAGATTGTTTCTCTAGAAGAAGCCAAGCAAAAAGCATCGGAATTAAAAGTAGACGTTTCCAAATGCCAAACGATTTGGAAAGTAGCGGATGAAGTGTTTTCCGAAAAAGCGGAGCCGAATTTGATTCAACCGATCTTTATCACCGATTACCCGAAAGAACTTTCTCCTCTTGCAAAATCCAATCCAGATAAACCTGACTATGTGGAAAGATTCGAACCATACGTAGCTGGAAGAGAAATTGGAAACGCCTTTACAGAGTTAAACGATCCTTTTGATCAAAAAGAAAGATTTGAAGACCAGGTAAAACAAAGAGAGGCTGGAGACGACGAAGCGTTTATGATGGACGAAGACTATATTCGTGCTTTGGAATATGGAATGCCCCCTACCGGCGGGCTTGGAATCGGAATCGATCGCCTAGTAATGCTTTTAACTAATTCTCATTCGATCCGAGATACCATTTTATTTCCGTTGATGAGACCGGAATAAAATTGATTCTAATCGTGATCTTTAGTCATTGAATTAATTTTAGCCTGGAATTCTTTTCTTTTTACGTGGAATATCGTTTATAAATCGAATTGCTAAACTATCTATTAGAACATCGATTCTATTTCTAAGAGTAGAATGAGAAACATCAAAACAGTTTTCTAATTTATGAAAGTCTTTTTTGACTTCGGAACGTAAGTTACCTATTTCCGTCTTTATACTTTGAACTTCCGATCTTAATTCTTGAATTTCAGACTTCGTTTCCTGTCTCGAATCTTGAAGTTGAGAAGATAAATGTTTCCAAATTGTATGAAGAAAACCGAAAATAGATCCAAAACCCAAAAAGGTTGTGACCATCAACGTCAAAAAAGAAAAATCTATCATGTATATAAATTTACATTTTTAGAAATCCAAGATAAGTAATTTTTTAAGTTTATTATATTCAAAAAAAATAAATATTCTCTAAAAGTTTTCCAGACAAACAAACGGAGAAAGTTGGGTTGTACATATTACTCATAACTATAACGTGAGCAGGGCATAACAAATGCGAATATAGGTCGCGTTGAAAACTCAACACAACGCTCTCTATGAATCGCGTTGGAAACTCAGTAAAACGCTTTTTACGAAAGCGTTTTAGGATCAATTTATTGGTATTTTACAAAAATTGAATCTGATTCTAAAATTTCACAATAACTTGACCAGAGCAAAGAGCCCGGTTCGGCTGCCTATGGCAAAGCCGGATTCGCCCAGATTTTCTTACGCCCTGCTCACGTTAAGTAAAGTCGGTTACAAAAATTGAATTTTTTTCTAAAAGTAGTAGTTATCACATTCTTCAAAAAATCGAAATCCTTGTTCTCAAATTTTGATCTAACGGATTTAAGATAAATTTTTCTTCAAATTCAAAACTTCTCGGATTTGATCCGAAATGGTCTTTGCGGCTGCATTTCGATAAAATTTTCGAATGTCCACTTTTTTTCCAGGATACGGTTTTTTAGAAAAATCCAAAAGCGCCGAAGTCCATAGGTTTTCCTCTAATTCCAGATATTGAATTTTGTTTCCTCCAATTTCTCGAAATACGGAAAGATCGGTTACGATTGCAGGTTTTTCAAGACTCAACGCTTCTAAAAGAGGAATTCCAAATCCTTCATACAAAGAAGAAAACAGAAACAATGAACATTTTTTATACATATGAGCCAATTCAACGTTAGTTGGGCTTTCAATCCAAATAATTCCTGCAGCCTTGCTTTCGGAACTCCTCAAAGTTTCAATGAAGTTTGGATCTTCCCAACCCTCCTTACCTCCGATCACCCAGGAAAACTTTTGATTATACTTTACTTTTTTTGAATATTCAATATATGCGTTATATAAAAATCGATAGTTTTTTCTAGGCTCTACAGTGGAAACCGAAAGGAAAAACTTTTTTGGCAATAAATCCACCCTTTCCCCCGGTTTTTCTTTAAACATATTCTTAAATTCAGAAAGTTCGATACCCGGATAGACAACTTTCATTTTTTCGAATGGTATATGAAAGAATTCGGCAACCTCGTTTCGAGTAGATTCAGAAATCGGTAACAATTTATCCGCTCGTTTGATAGAACGGGAAAGATAGAATTTTTGCTGAATTCTAGCCAGATTTCTCATTGTATCTGGAAAACGATACGCTACCAGATCGTTATATGTTAAAACAGTTGCGGTCTTTTTAGAAAGAAAAGGAGGAAGGACCTGCTGAGTTCCCCAAAATAGGTCTAGATTGATTTTTCTAAGTTGAAGCGGAAGAGCGATAGCAAAGTAAAGTCCTCCTTTTTTGGAAAAAAAACCTTCTCCTTTAATAAAACGAATTCCGGGAAGATTTAGAAGATTAGAATAACTGGAATGTAAATCTTTATGAGAAAAAAGATAAAACTCAAAACTGGAATCCTTTCCCAAATCCAATAAGGCGCTATGGATCATTTTACCTACCCCGGAAACGGGTGTGGAAAAAGGTCTTGCATCTACGCCGATTTTAATTTTAGGAATTATTTTTTTTGAATATTCTGTTTTTCTCATATATAAAATTGATAAAAAAGTGTTAACAAATATCTTAAAAAAACAAGAAAATAAATTCAAATGACAAGGTCGGATTTAACACAAAATACATTAACTCCAATCCCGTAAACTAGATTGAAAATACGATTTAGAACTTTCCCAGACTTGGGCAAGAGAACGAGTATGTCCCGCAATAAGCCCCTCTCCTCTTCCACTTAAAGTTTGAAATTTATAGGGTTCACCGGTTCTAATTTCCAGATCAGAGCCTCCCGAAGAATTTATAAGTGCAATTCCCGCACAAATGTCCCAATCATTTTTTGGTTTTAAAGAAATAGAAAGAGCCGCTTTTCCCGCCGCCACCAAACCGAGTTTATACGCGATCGAACCCATTGCCGCAAATTCCCAACCTAAAGGAATCATAGAAGAAGAAAAAAGACCTTCTTTTTCTTCGGTTCTGGAAATAAGAACTTTTTGAATAGGTTTGAAATCACTTAATATTTTTGTAAAATTCTGGAGTTCAACCGAAAAAGAATCGGGGATCTTTTCTAACTTTTGATAAACTACTCCTAAATCCTCTGCTCCATAGATCAATTCTAAGGTAACCGGGTTAAAAACCACTCCTAAAACCGCTCTTCCAAGAACAGACAGACCAAGACTGATTGCAAATTCCGGATTTTTATGTACAAATTCTCTGGTTCCATCAATTGGATCCAAAATCCAAACTGTTTGTAGTTGAGAGACGTCCTTCTTTTCAGAATCCTCTTCGGAAAGAATTGGAATATTCAAAAA
Coding sequences:
- a CDS encoding glycosyltransferase family 2 protein; translation: MKTNPASVTESTHLKNKQYCQNQIRITKIFLFLTIIACAFACLEMFKVFWEQLLDHRSFAAIGQIAFFIIIVLLTYGNFVYQFTRLGYFQRLLKHSSPDQEELEKIYKQDCPPLAILIPSYKEELDIVRETLLSAALQDYPNRRVVLLIDDPPEPKSYAAFESLQKMRNLPNSLQKEFNEAAYPFLQAKKEYLERKNSNKSKPQKETKLLIQLYKNASLWFQNRMNEYDDSTTRKELPKHTRTFMRNSFFKEWCNLHSERISELEFLLTKGGADSYRIEKEFNRLVSLFNVNFSTFERKKYVNLSHLPNKAMNLNSYIYLLGKRWVERKDSKGIFLEESQNDSSFEIPNADFLITLDADSVLLPDYILKLSYVMETPGNERIAVAQTPYSSFPGTSNVLEKIAGATTDIQYQIHQGFTSFGATFWVGANAMLRYKALLDIQTFHEERGFQIHKYIQDNTVIEDTESSIDLLDVDWNLYNYPERLAYSATPPDFGSLLIQRRRWANGGLIILPKLLRHVFKWPWSFAKFIEAFFRVHYLGSIAAVNIGLVILMGSPLGEGVETYWIAISSLPYFILYGMDLVRMGYKWIDLIQIYSLNLLLIPVNLAGVFMSINQAITGKQIPFSRTPKVIGRTSMPSLYIVAEFSLLAQLLFGFITNYMYHNWIYSIYNLGNAILLGYAIFKFIGLRSCWEDILLSINRPPTETVTHWVEQRVAIDLEGTKDLQER
- the lysS gene encoding lysine--tRNA ligase yields the protein MSESNELIEQRIQKIEELKKQGINPYPARFFPDSKSKDIAEKFEKNPTGPETKFKLGGRLHSKRVMGKASFAHLKDNSGIIQLYATRDDLGETQYTIFKSLDLGDIIGLEGYLFKTQKGEITLHVTSVELLAKCIRPLPVVKEKDGVIYDAFSDVEQRYRMRYVDLVVNDHVRDTFITRSKIVSEIRSFLTQEGFLEVETPMMQPIAGGAAARPFVTHHNTLDMQLFLRIAPELYLKRLIVGGMDRVFELNRNFRNEGISTKHNPEFTMMEAYMAFGDMSTMLDLTERLMIHLAQKICGTLKIQYGKDLIDLSPPWKRTSYVDIIKEYSGIDFSQIVSLEEAKQKASELKVDVSKCQTIWKVADEVFSEKAEPNLIQPIFITDYPKELSPLAKSNPDKPDYVERFEPYVAGREIGNAFTELNDPFDQKERFEDQVKQREAGDDEAFMMDEDYIRALEYGMPPTGGLGIGIDRLVMLLTNSHSIRDTILFPLMRPE
- a CDS encoding 3'(2'),5'-bisphosphate nucleotidase CysQ encodes the protein MNSIQYLQSAVDSVLEAGKIVLEIYHSDFKVKDKGKNDPVTEADLKASSHISESLRFLNIPILSEEDSEKKDVSQLQTVWILDPIDGTREFVHKNPEFAISLGLSVLGRAVLGVVFNPVTLELIYGAEDLGVVYQKLEKIPDSFSVELQNFTKILSDFKPIQKVLISRTEEKEGLFSSSMIPLGWEFAAMGSIAYKLGLVAAGKAALSISLKPKNDWDICAGIALINSSGGSDLEIRTGEPYKFQTLSGRGEGLIAGHTRSLAQVWESSKSYFQSSLRDWS
- a CDS encoding glycosyltransferase family 4 protein; amino-acid sequence: MRKTEYSKKIIPKIKIGVDARPFSTPVSGVGKMIHSALLDLGKDSSFEFYLFSHKDLHSSYSNLLNLPGIRFIKGEGFFSKKGGLYFAIALPLQLRKINLDLFWGTQQVLPPFLSKKTATVLTYNDLVAYRFPDTMRNLARIQQKFYLSRSIKRADKLLPISESTRNEVAEFFHIPFEKMKVVYPGIELSEFKNMFKEKPGERVDLLPKKFFLSVSTVEPRKNYRFLYNAYIEYSKKVKYNQKFSWVIGGKEGWEDPNFIETLRSSESKAAGIIWIESPTNVELAHMYKKCSLFLFSSLYEGFGIPLLEALSLEKPAIVTDLSVFREIGGNKIQYLELEENLWTSALLDFSKKPYPGKKVDIRKFYRNAAAKTISDQIREVLNLKKNLS
- a CDS encoding DUF1993 domain-containing protein, whose amino-acid sequence is MLFEITIQQFTKMLHQLKLLLEKGVSYSETKKFDVEVLLNSRLAPDQFHFIKQIQIVCDTAKLGVSRLTGKDAPKHEDQEKTLSELQTRIDSTLNYLSTFTEKDFSEANDRKVSNPRWEGKYLTGKEFAIQHLIPNFYFHITTAYSILRHNGVDIGKKNYLGEMPFKS
- a CDS encoding polysaccharide deacetylase family protein; the encoded protein is MKFLFNKIFKNQNFWIGILLFSLNVCGSSSQESQTTTPKQKTNQNGIPVLIYHEIVIHSAKEPGETVITLEKFEEQMKYLFSQGYNPITMKDLLLYIEQGKVLPDKSIVLNFDDGWKNVLNAVPVLNRYSFPASFWIIAGPKGIGNGEYLEWSDIQELAKNPRFEIGSHTYSHPWNPKDNLVTWVDNRVPGKSEKDALFELKESKKILESKLGISIDYLAWPCGWYNDKLIQLAQQSGYKLILTTEDGANLPGENPFKIKRVFIDGKCGLTSFIEQLKNPRSIVCQKSQKPTRGNSPYSY
- a CDS encoding CDP-alcohol phosphatidyltransferase family protein, which produces MIVQEKKPQELLEDRIFTVSNFLSVSRVFLLPFFITFTKTYISSPNKTEFLLYAILTCILAVLTDYLDGFLARLLHQESVLGRYLDPICDKIVTIGGLSVIVHYFRFPIWILIAYIIREILGVWLGSFLYLKRGIQGKPNWWGKFGVGLVAITVLWYMCIPLIEFRIRSESILKHPEISGYILVLILCIGIFAYSKRYWNIVFHPEKIQIDPDDKKTRKKYELV